A window of Pseudomonas putida genomic DNA:
TGTTGCTGCTGATGCTGGTCAGCGGCATGACCTGGACCGGCCTGTGGGGCAAGCAGTACGCCGACTTGTGGAACCGCTTTCCGGCGGCCATGTGGAACGACGTGCCCAAGTCCGACCAGCAGGCGGGTGAACTGAACAGCGCGCACCGCCAGACCGTGCCCTGGGCGTTGGAGAACACGCCGATGCCGCAGTCCGGGGCACATGCCGAACATGCCGGGCATCATATGATGTCGAGCGCGCCGGCAGCGCCACAGATAAGCCTGCAGCAGGTCGAAGACATCGCTACCGCGCGCCAGGTGGAACCAGGCTACAGCATCACCTTGCCGACCACGGCCGATGGCGTGTTCACCATTGCCGTGTTCGCCGACGACCCACGCAACGATGCCACCCTGCATGTCGACCAGTACACCGGCAAGGTTCTCGCCGATGTGCGCTGGCAGGATTACAGCCCGGTCGCCCGCGCCACCGAGTTGGGCGTGATGCTGCATGAAGGCAAGATGTTCGGGGTGTTCAACCAGGTCATCATCCTGCTGGTGTGCCTGATGATCTTGCTGGGTTCGGTGAGCGGGCTGGTGATGTGGTGGAAGCGCAGGCCGGCCGGCGGGCTGGGTGTGCCGCCGCTGCGCCATGACCTGCCGCGCTGGAAGACGGCGGTGGGGGTGATGCTGGTGCTGGGGTTGATGTTCCCGCTGGTGGGGGTGTCGATGGTGGTGATGTGGCTGGTGGATAGCCTGGTGGTCAGGCGCGGCCGGGTGCTGGCCAGCGCTTGAGTTCTGGCCTGTAACGGCCTCTTCGCGGGCTTGCCCGCTCCCACAGGTACGCCACAGGCCTCGCAATCTGTGATGATCCTGTGGGAGCGGGCAAGCCCGCGAAGAGGCCGGCACAGGCAAACACTGCTACCCAAAAGTCGAGTCGATCTGTCGCGCCCCAACCTGGAACACGCGTGTTAGCCTACCCGGCTACCTCTGACAAGACGACCGACCTTCCAAGGGAATGCAGCCTATGACGCAAACCTCACCCACAGCCCCAGATGAACAGCATCTGCAACGCAACCTGACCAACCGCCACATCCAGCTGATCGCCATCGGCGGCGCAATCGGTACCGGCCTGTTCATGGGCTCGGGCAAGACCATCAGCCTGGCCGGGCCGTCGATCATCTTCGTCTACATGATCATCGGCTTCATGCTGTTCTTCGTCATGCGCGCCATGGGCGAACTGCTGCTGTCGAACCTCAACTACAAGTCGTTCATCGATTTTTCCGCCGACCTGCTCGGCCCCTGGGCGGGTTACTTCACCGGCTGGACCTACTGGTTCTGCTGGGTGGTCACCGGCATCGCCGACGTGGTCGCCATCGCGGCATACACGCAGTTCTGGTTCCCCGAACTGCCACAGTGGATACCGGCGCTGACCTGCGTAGGGTTGCTGCTGTCACTGAACCTGGTGACGGTGAAGATGTTCGGTGAAATGGAGTTCTGGTTCGCCCTGATCAAGATCGTCGCCATC
This region includes:
- a CDS encoding PepSY domain-containing protein, which gives rise to MRGTRINFYNLAWRWHFYAGLFVAPFMILLAITGIIYLFKPQLDPLLYRELMVVEAGHHRQGADTLLAEVRKAYPKGHVGQYLPPLNAERSAQFVVHDAGRELNVFVDPYSGKVLGEQDGKQNLQAIARALHGELMVGTVGDRLVELAAGWGIVLVVSGLYLWWPRGRNGAGVLWPRLSARGRLFWRDLHAVTGFWGSALLLLMLVSGMTWTGLWGKQYADLWNRFPAAMWNDVPKSDQQAGELNSAHRQTVPWALENTPMPQSGAHAEHAGHHMMSSAPAAPQISLQQVEDIATARQVEPGYSITLPTTADGVFTIAVFADDPRNDATLHVDQYTGKVLADVRWQDYSPVARATELGVMLHEGKMFGVFNQVIILLVCLMILLGSVSGLVMWWKRRPAGGLGVPPLRHDLPRWKTAVGVMLVLGLMFPLVGVSMVVMWLVDSLVVRRGRVLASA